From a single Bacillus sp. NEB1478 genomic region:
- a CDS encoding peptidylprolyl isomerase: MKKGSIEFENGEKILFDLYHEEAPGTVENFEKLANEGFYNGVTFHRVIPGFVAQGGDPTGTGAGGPGYSIPCETEGNPHKHVAGSLSMAHAGRDTGGSQFFIVHEPQPHLNGVHTVFGQVTEGMETVLRIKQGDVMKEVKVWEE; encoded by the coding sequence ATGAAAAAAGGTTCAATTGAATTTGAAAATGGCGAAAAAATCTTGTTCGATCTTTATCATGAAGAAGCACCAGGAACAGTAGAAAACTTTGAAAAGCTTGCTAACGAAGGTTTCTATAATGGTGTAACTTTCCACCGTGTTATCCCTGGATTTGTAGCACAAGGCGGAGATCCAACGGGTACTGGTGCAGGCGGTCCAGGATATTCTATTCCATGTGAAACAGAAGGAAATCCTCACAAACACGTAGCGGGTTCTCTATCAATGGCTCACGCTGGCCGTGATACTGGTGGGAGCCAATTCTTTATCGTGCACGAGCCGCAGCCGCACTTGAATGGTGTTCACACTGTTTTTGGACAAGTAACAGAAGGTATGGAAACTGTTTTACGTATTAAGCAAGGCGACGTAATGAAAGAAGTTAAAGTCTGGGAAGAATAA
- a CDS encoding DUF309 domain-containing protein, whose translation MIYPKAWIDYLTFFHTDQDFFECHEVLEEHWKEEGMTGNLWPGLIQIAVALYHQRRGNMNGARRMLTSGIKKLSSEKSALNNLGIDSEHLLEKLKNRKKEIEQGLDYKTFILPLTDELLEACCVEAEKRGKVWELNRNPDETIVHKHKLRDRTQVIEERDQQKQIKNRLS comes from the coding sequence TTGATTTATCCGAAGGCTTGGATTGATTATTTAACTTTTTTTCATACAGATCAAGATTTCTTTGAATGCCACGAAGTTCTTGAAGAACATTGGAAAGAAGAAGGAATGACTGGGAACCTATGGCCTGGACTGATTCAGATCGCTGTTGCTCTTTATCATCAGAGAAGAGGAAATATGAACGGTGCAAGAAGAATGTTAACGAGCGGAATCAAAAAGCTTTCATCTGAAAAATCAGCATTAAACAATTTAGGAATAGATAGTGAACATTTACTCGAGAAATTAAAAAATAGAAAAAAAGAAATCGAACAGGGTCTTGATTACAAGACTTTTATCCTGCCATTAACTGACGAACTATTAGAAGCTTGCTGTGTGGAAGCAGAAAAAAGGGGCAAAGTTTGGGAATTGAACAGAAATCCTGATGAAACGATCGTTCATAAACATAAATTAAGAGACCGTACACAAGTTATTGAGGAACGAGACCAGCAAAAGCAGATTAAAAATCGTTTGAGCTAA